TTGACAATGTTGGATTTAATAAGACAATCCACTtcaaaatgttttccttttgagGTTCTTTAGTGGCACATGTAAAGCAtaaaatgtgtatgtttgtttattttttattttttccttatAAACACAACAGCCGGTATATCTCAGTCACGTTTTAATCCAGTGTCGAAGCAAATCTATGCAATCATTTTATACATCCCTTTATAGTTCTTTGTAACTTAAAACTCCtgtaaactttttttaaatttaaaatgttgtgcTCTGACAGACATCACAGATCGAGATGGTTGCTTTGCTCAAGTGTCATTGAACTTTTCCGGCGTCCCATCAGACTTCACCCAATCAGGACGCAGTCCTCTCTTATTGTGAAGCGatggtgcgttccagttgtagttgtggGACGTTGGAATTTCACCGTTTCTTGTTAGAAGTGTCAACTGGAACGTCCCCTCTAGTTGTATTTTTCGCCTCAGTGGTAGAAACACGCTACTTTCACTGATGATTGCAattctgtcttatttgtttcacatcaaGTAAGTTGTTCACAAAGTACTGTTCATGGACATGTTGTCATGCGTTGTCTTCGACTGGAGCTCTGCGTACATGCTTTTCCTCCGATCTTCGGAACCGGACTGCTGTCAATTCgaaggtgacgtcactcccagttccggCTTTGGATGTAGATGGACTAGTCTGCTTGTCGGTGACTAAATGCGCCACCCCTCACCAAACGTGTTCCATTAGGtgacacaggaagaagaaagggGCAATGCTAATGAACAGATGACAGCCATTAACAGCAGCTTTCATAGAATGACTTTTTCTGAAGGGCAGCAACGACTGTAACACCTGTGTCTTTACCCAGATGCCTTTGTTGAGACTCTCAACAATATGTAGTAATGTTGTAGAAAACAAATGAAGGTGTATCTGTAAATGATTATCATAAAGGCAACATTAATAAGTACATGCTTATAGCAGATAAGTGTACAAGAGGCTCATGCAGCTGATTCAGAGCTTGTTTGTCTTGCAGCACAACTTCCTCTGGTATCTAATTAGGAGTATTGCTGCCATTTAACTCAACAATTTCAGACGTGCAGGTCAAACTCCAATGTTAAATTTGCTTTATTGAAATGGCATTATGCAGTTTTATACTAGTATAAGTAGATTGTACTatatgcagttgtttttttgcttttcatgaATGATTTACTCGGTCTAAAACACttgtacttggcaataaaaaaaaaagcagcatataAAAATGGTGTTCAGAGTAAGACTTTATTTGGCAACGCTGttggcaaaaaataaatgacagatgtgtttgttgtcaaaaagaaaagattcaCTGGGTGCAAAATGTTTCCCCTGAAcatgagtgtaaaaaaaaaaagcaaggtaTTCTTTAGCCACCCTCTCATTTGGGTGTTAGTTtgctacaaacaaaacatcaagaATACAAATATTCTTATGAATATAACATTTTAAGTACAAAACAAATGCATGACAATATTCCCGGGTCACTTAGACGATATCACAGCATGAGATAACAAAACTGAAACGAGACTTAGTGCTTTGTTTTGTCAAAAGGAAGAACTTGAGATCAAAATGAAACCACATTAAAAAGAAAGCTGTACTCTCCCAACTCATCTCATGGGGATCACTAGGTGCCTCTTCATTTAACCACCTTGCACAACCATCCTCTTAAGGAGATGGACTTATGTTACTTCAAGATTGGTGACTTTGTTGATGATGTGGGAACGCCTCGGTACACACTCCAGGTCAAACTTGCTCTCGTATATGGTTGGACAGATCTTCCAGCGGTTTTTGCGATAGATTCCCAGGTAGGTGTACACATCTGGCTTGTAAGAGAGAGCGCATTTGACTCCTGTGGAACGAATGATGGAATCCAGCTTTATTACCTCACTCTCATCAGTGAAGTTCTGGTTATAGGTACAAATGACCTGTTTGCCATCACTCTTATGGTCATAGGGACTGACTTTAACCAGGGAGATCTTGCCATCCAGGGCTGCTCTAGCTACACACTCCCATGTATGGTCCAACTTAAAACCAGAGTCCAAGTGCATGAGCCATTTGCCAGTGAGCACCCCGTGGTTCAAGGCAAGCTCCTTCACGGTCTGGAAGGTGACAGGCCGGCCACTGGCCAACAGTTTCTCCCAGCCCTCCTGAAGACCCACAACATCTCCAGTACTGGGGCAGTGGTTTGGGCCTAGCACAGCGATCCACCCCACAGGGCTAACGCCGCTTTCCTCATCACCGTGTCTGTACACTTGCGAGGGTGTGTTGCTCTCCAGCCAGCCATCAAACTCAGATCGTGGAGTTCTTCTCGAGTCAAACACAATCCACGGGTCCATGTCTGCAGCCATGGCCTCAGCGGCATAGGTTTCTGCCGCAAAGGAGGTCCCCACAACACTGTCAACCGGGACCACTTCTCCCTCCATGATGCTGTCAGTGTGAGGCTACTGAAGCTTGTCCTGCAGAAAGGATGGAGATGTGTGTTAGCATGTATCATACATCAACGTCGCCTCCATTTTGGGCCAGTCAAGATTGGAGACAAGGTAGTTGTCTGGATGAAAATCATGTTTTGATTTTCTCAAACTATTTAAATTAGTCattcagaaaacacatttctattcATTGATTATTTTCGATTCACTAAAATTGAAACTAAAAGTGAAAATTATTCACTGTCAGAATGAACTGTAAAACTCATGTTACTAATAGCTGGCCATTATTAAGAAATACTAGGGGGGAATCAgcaaacacagctcaaataatTTCCAAATtcataacagtgaaataatactACAATAACTATACTTGTTATATTTGCTCCTGATTTTTGAATTGCCACAACTATATCTGTTATGCTATACTCTAATAACTGATATTGTAACAATGCTGTACTATTTGTAGTACTACACCATCTCTCCTTACATAAACA
This Solea solea chromosome 3, fSolSol10.1, whole genome shotgun sequence DNA region includes the following protein-coding sequences:
- the c3h11orf68 gene encoding UPF0696 protein C11orf68 homolog, producing the protein MEGEVVPVDSVVGTSFAAETYAAEAMAADMDPWIVFDSRRTPRSEFDGWLESNTPSQVYRHGDEESGVSPVGWIAVLGPNHCPSTGDVVGLQEGWEKLLASGRPVTFQTVKELALNHGVLTGKWLMHLDSGFKLDHTWECVARAALDGKISLVKVSPYDHKSDGKQVICTYNQNFTDESEVIKLDSIIRSTGVKCALSYKPDVYTYLGIYRKNRWKICPTIYESKFDLECVPRRSHIINKVTNLEVT